The stretch of DNA AGTGGTTTAAGAAGGAACTGAAGGAAGATAATATTCTGAAGGGTAAGGACATGCTGAATCAGTATGCCAAGACCAAGGGCTTTAAACTAGGCATATATACCAAGCCACAGTATATGGAATCGGTAATGCATAAATATGGTTTCCGAGACTGGGATTCTGTACTGGCAGCTATCGGACATGGCGGCCTGAAAGAAGGTCAGGTGTTTAACAAGCTGGTAGAAGCCTATGAGCGGGAGCATAAGAAGAATCTTACAGATGAACAGGTTCTGGAGGCAGCTTCCGAATCACAGGAGAAGCTTCATATTGCCAAGAGTAAGAGTGGTATTGTAGTAAAAGGTGTCCATGATGTGGCAGTTCGATTTTCTAAATGCTGCAGTCCGATTCCGGGAGATGAGATTGTGGGCTTTGTAACAAGAGGAAGGGGAATCACCATCCATCGTACAGATTGTGTGAATGTGCTCAACATGCCTGAGATTGACAGGAAACGTCTCATTGAAGCAGAGTGGCAGATGCCGGACAGAGCGGATTCCGAGAAATACGAAGCTGAGATCCAGGTTTACGCAAATAATCGTACCGGACTTCTGGTGGATATCTCCAAGATCTTTACAGAGAGGAAGATCGATCTTCGTTCCATTAACAGCCGTACCAACAAGCAGGAACGCGCCACGATTTCCATGTCCTTTAATGTATGCAGCAAACAGGAACTGAATTCTCTGATCGAAAAGATCCGTCAGGTTGAAAGTGTTCTTGATGTAGAGCGAACAACGGGCTGACCCGATAAACGGAGGAATTTTTATGAGTAAACTTGAAATGCAGCAGTGTGTGCTGGGCCAGGTGTTTACCAACTGCTATTTTTTGAAAAATAAAGAGACCGGAGAACTGCTGATCGTAGATCCGGGAGACTATGCAGAAAAAGTTTTTCAGAAAGTATCTCTTATGCAGGGAAAACCGGTGGGAATCCTTCTGACACATGGTCATTTTGATCACATCATGGCTGTAAAGAAAGTGAAGGAAAAATATCAGATTCCGGTTTATGCATGCAGGCAGGAAGAAGCAATGCTGGCAGAGCCCACGATAAATATGACTGCTGTTTATGGAAGTGCCTGTTCAATTAAGCCGGATGTCCTTCTGGATGACGGGCAGATCTTCGAAGCGGCCGGATTTTCCATCCAGATGTTCCACACACCGGGACATACCAAAGGAAGTTGCTGCTATTATATCAAAGAAGAGGGTGTGCTTTTCAGCGGAGATACATTGTTTTGCGGCTCTGTGGGAAGAACCGATTTTCCTGGCGGAAGTTCTGCTGAGATCGTAAGAAGCCTTCACAAGCTTGTGGATACTTTGCCGGAGGATACAGAAGTATTTCCGGGGCATGACGCATCCACAACAATTGGTTACGAAAAGAGGTATAATCCATTTGTATAAGATTGGAATTTTGTTTCAGAACAGAGATTTTGAGCATGATGTGTATGAGCTGATCAAAGCGTTTTATCCCGGGAATGAGATCATTTCTCTTTATGAAGAGGATGATGCGGATTATGATATCCGCTTCCGGGTTTCACGTGATGAAGAAGGGTATACCATCAGTTACAACAACGGAATAGAGAAAAAAACAGCTCATGGGGCTGTGATAGAAGGGCAATCCAGTGGAGAAGCTTCGGATGCCCTTATTTCTTGCAATGATGCCCATGATATCCGCAGGAAAAATAAAGACGCGATCAAATACGCCCTGTATCAGATGCTTTCCAAAGCTACAGGCAAGAAACTTCCATGGGGGAATCTTACAGGCATCCGTCCTGTGAAAATGGCTATGGGAATGCTGGAGTCCGGAATGAAAAATACGGAGATCGCCAGATATATGAGAGATCAGTATCTGGTAAGTCCGGAGAAAACAGCTCTTGCGGTTACCATCGCAAATCGTGAGAGGGATATCCTGAAAAACATTGATTATGAAAACGGTTACAGCCTTTATGTTGGCATTCCTTTCTGTCCGAGTATCTGTCTGTACTGTTCATTCAGTTCCTATCCGCTGGAGAGATGGCGTAAATATGTAGAAGCGTATCTGGACGCTTTGGTAAAGGAAATCCAGGCTGTTTCCGGGATGATGAAAAACCGGAAGCTGGATACGGTCTATATCGGCGGGGGAACACCTACCACGTTGGAACCGGAACAGCTTCGGAGACTTCTTGGCGCGATCACAGAATATTTTCCCTGTGAGGAGCTGGAAGAATTTACGGTTGAGGCAGGAAGACCGGACAGTATAACCTTGGAAAAGCTTCAGGCGATCCGGGAGTTTCCGGTTACCAGGATTTCCGTAAATCCACAGACCATGAATCAGGAAACCCTGGATATCATTGGTAGACGTCATACAGTAGAACAGACAAAGAATGCGTTTCATCTGGCAAGAAAAGCCGGATTCGACAATATCAATATGGATCTGATCGTGGGTCTTCCCGGTGAAGATATCACAAAAGTGCAGCATACACTGGATGAGGTGAAAAATCTCGGGCCGGACAGCCTGACCGTACATTCTCTTGCTGTAAAGCGTGCGGCAAGACTGAATATTTTCCGTGATAAATACCAAGAGATGACCTTTGAAAACAATCAGGAGATCATGAATCTGACTATGAAAACTGCCTACGAGATGGGAATGGGCCCTTATTATCTGTACAGACAGAAGAATATGAAGGGGAATTTTGAGAATGTCGGGTATTCTGAGGTTGACAAAGCAGGGATTTACAATATACTGATTATGGAGGAAAAGCAGCCGATCATCGCACTGGGTGCAGGTGGTTCCTCCAAGCTTGTGTTTGATCACGGACAGCGCATTGAGCGTGTGGAGAATGTGAAGGATGTTGTCAATTATATCACACGTATCGATGAAATGATCGAGAGAAAACGCGAGGGCATTGCAAAATGGCTGTAGACGGAAAGGAGAGACGGATCCTTGAAAAGCGTACAGAAGATAAGTGAAACTACGCAGGACCGGATCCTGGAAATGGATCTTTCCGCAGAGCTGAAACATGGAACTGTTGTCAGTAACCTTGCCTATGATGTGGCAAAGGAGCTTGGTCTTGGTGAGAAAGAATGCTATCAGCTGGCTATTGCCGGAATGCTCCATGATATAGGCAAGCTGAAGCTGGAAGGATACATTAATGGCCAAGAGCAGAATCCGATGGTCATTGAAGAACTGAAATATGTCCGCATGCACTCCACATTAGGTTATGAGATCCTGAAAGACCAGGGATATTCCGATTATGTTCTGGAAAGTATTCTTTATCATCATGAGAATTTTGATGGCAGCGGTTATCCCAGCAACAGAAGCGGAAAGGATATCCCTATGGGTGCAAGGATACTGAGAGTATGTGATGTATATGCGGCTTTGAGTATGGACAGACCATATCGGAAAGCTCTGGAAAAAGATGAAGTTTTAAGACTGATGATCGATGAGATTAAAAACTTTGACATGCAGGTGTTTCTTGCATTTCAGAGGGTGATTCATAAAGGAGGAAACTATGGCATTAAAAAAGAAACCGGTTACAGGAATGAAGGACATTTTACCGAAGGAAATGGCAATCCGTAACTATGTGATGAATATGATCAGAGAGACGTATGGAACCTTTGGTTTTTCCGCGATTGAGACTCCCTGTGTAGAACATATTGAGAATCTCTGCAGCAAGCAGGGCGGTGAAAATGAAAAGCTGATCTTCAAGATCATGAAGAGAGGCGAGAAACTGAAACTGGATACTGCAAAAACAGAGAATGATCTGACAGATTCCGGACTTCGTTATGATCTGACCGTACCGCTTTCCAGATATTATTCCAATAATGCAAACGAGCTTCCGGCTCCGTTTAAGGCACTTCAGATGGGAAATGTATGGAGAGCTGACCGTCCGCAGAGAGGTCGTTTCCGTCAGTTTATGCAGTGTGATATCGATATCCTGGGTGAGCCGACCTATCTTGCCGAGATCGAGCTTGTACTTGCAACAACAACACTTCTTGGAAAACTGGATTTCCATAACTTTACTATCCGTATCAATGACAGAAGAATCCTGAAGGCAATGGCTCAGTACAGCGGATTCCCGACAGAGAGCTTTGATACTGTCTTTATTATTCTTGACAAGATGGATAAGATCGGCATCGAGGGAGTTGCAGAGGAGCTTGAGAAAGAGGGCTTTGCTAAAGAGAGTATTGACACTTATCTTGGACTTTTCCGTGAGATCACCAACGATGTTGAGGGTGTCCGTTATATTAAAGAAAAACTTTCTGATGTTCTGGATGCGGGTATTGCAGAGGATCTTGAAACTATCATCAATACTGTAGAATCTGTAAAAACAGCAGACTTCAAAATGTCCTTTGACCCTACACTGGTACGTGGAATGTCCTATTACACAGGTCCGATCTTTGAGATTTCCATGGATGAGTTCGGCGGAAGCGTCGGTGGAGGCGGACGTTACGATGAGATGATCGGTAAATTTACAGGAAATAATACCTGTGCCTGTGGTTTCTCCATTGGATTTGAGAGAATCGTTATGCTGCTTCTTGAGAGAGGCTATGAGATTCCAACCAAGAATGGCAAGAAAGCATATCTGATCGAGAAGAACATGCCGGCAGACAAGCTTCTGAACATCCTGAAACAGGCAACTGAGGAAAGAAGTGCAGGTACACAGATCAATATCTCTATCATGAAAAAGAACAAAAAATTCCAGAAAGACCAGCTGGCAGCAGATGGTTATACAGAGTATGTAGAATTTTTCAACAGAGACTGAAACTGCCCCGTCTGAAAACGGAGATAGCAGAGTAAATTAAAATGACTATGAAAAAATAGTCAGAGGAGGATAAAGAGATGGCTGAAAGCATGCAGGGACTGCACAGAACCTGCCGATGTGCAGAAGTGACCACAGAGATGGTCGGAAAAGAAGTAACATTAATGGGATGGGTGGCAAAAGCCAGAAATAAAGGAGGTCTTGTATTTGTAGACCTTCGTGACCGTTCCGGGATCATGCAGCTGATTTTTGAGAATGGCAGCATTGACGAGGAAGGTTTTACAAAAGCCGGTAAACTGCGTAGTGAGTTTGTTATTGCTGTAACCGGTACCGTAGAGAAACGTGGAGGAGCAGTAAACGAGAATCTTGCAACTGGCGAGATCGAGCTTCGTGTAAAATCCCTCCGTGTCCTTGCTGAGGCAGATGTTCCTCCATTCCCGATCGAAGAGAATAGCAAGACAAAAGATGAGATTCGCCTTAAATATCGTTATCTTGATTTAAGAAGACCGGATCTTCAGAGAAATATCATGATGAAGAGCAAGGTTGCCCAGCTTACAAGACAGTTCTTTACAGAAGAGGGATTTCTTGAGATCGAGACACCGATGCTTGGAAAGAGTACTCCTGAGGGAGCCAGAGACTATCTGGTACCATCACGTGTTCATCCGGGAAGCTTCTATGGCCTTCCACAGTCTCCGCAGCTGTACAAGCAGCTTCTGATGTGCTCCGGATTTGATCGTTATATCCAGATCGCAAGATGTTTCCGTGATGAGGACCTTCGTGCTGACCGTCAGCCGGAGTTCACACAGATTGATATGGAGCTTTCCTTTGTTGATGTAGACGATGTTATCGATGTTAACGAGAGATATCTTGCATTCCTGTTCAAAGAAGTCCTGGATATCGATGTAAAACTTCCAATCCAGAGAATTACCTGGCAGGAAGCTATGGATCGTTTTGGTTCCGACAAGCCGGATATGCGTTTCGGTATGGAACTTCATGATGTCAGTGATATCGTAAAAGACTGCGAATTTGGTGTGTTCACAGGTGCGCTTGAGAACGGCGGAAGTGTTCGTGGTATCAATGCAGAAGGTCAGGGCGCAATGCCGAGAAAGAAGATTGATAAGCTTGTTGAGTTCGTAAAAGGTTATGGTGCAAAAGGTCTTGCATACATTGCCATTGCAGAGGACGGAACCAGAAAGTCTTCTTTCGCCAAGTTTATGACAGATGAAGAGATGGATGCTCTTGTAAAAGCTATGGACGGTAAGCCGGGAGATCTTCTTCTTTTCGCAGCAGATAAGACAAAATTGGTATACGATGTACTGGGAGCACTCCGTCTTGAGCTTGCAAAACAGATGGATCTTTTAGACAAAAATGAGTATCGTTTCGTATGGGTAACAGAGTTCCCGCTTCTTGAGTGGAGTGAGGAGGAGAATCGTTTTACAGCAATGCACCATCCGTTCACCATGCTTATGGAGGAGGATCTTCCGCTTCTTGACACAGATCCGGGAAAGGTTCGCGCAAAAGCATACGACATCGTTCTTAACGGAAATGAGATTGGCGGCGGCAGCGTGCGTATCCATCAGGATGATATTCAGGAAAGAATGTTTGAGGCACTTGGCTTCACAAAAGAAGCTGCACATGAGCAGTTCGGATTCCTTCTGGATGCCTTCAAATATGGAGTTCCGCCACACGCAGGACTTGCATATGGCCTTGACAGACTTGTTATGCTTATGGCAAAGGCAGATACGATCCGTGATGTTATTGCATTCCCGAAGGTTAAGGATGCATCCTGTCTGATGACTCAGTCCCCTAGCCAGGTAAGTGAGGCGCAGCTTCATGAGCTGGGACTTGACCTTGAGCCGCAGAAAGAAGAGGAAGAATAAAAGATCATGCAGCCGACAATATATACATTTCTGATCGTTTGTCCACTTGTATTTCTTGCCGGATTTGTAGATGCTGTAGCAGGCGGGGGAGGACTGATCTCCCTGCCTGCTTATCTTTTGGCCGGAGTTCCTGTACATAATGCTGTTGCCACCAACAAGCTGTCATCAGCAACAGGAACATTGATCTCAACTGTCCGTTTGTGCAAAAATAAATTTGTGGACTGGTTCTTGGTGCTTCCATGTATTCCAATGGCACTCCTGGGATCTTCCATAGGAGCTCACCTTGCTCTTATAGCCAGTGATAAACTCCTGCGTTATATGCTGATCCCGGTTCTTCCGGTGGTTGCTTTTTATGTGCTGCGCAAGAAAAATATGGATGAGAAGGGTGGCGAGATCGCCAGAAAAAAACAGATCCTGCTCTGTGCCGTATGCTCTCTTGCTGTAGGATGCTACGATGGCTTTTATGGACCAGGAACAGGAACTTTTCTCTTGCTTTTGTTTACAGGATTGGGAAAAATGAGTGTGGCAAAAGCTTCCGGTACCATGAAGGTTACCAACCTCTCTTCCAATGTAGCGGCTCTTGTTGTGTTTCTGCTCAGCGGAAAGATTGTGATCATGCTTGGAATTGCAGCGTCAGTGTTCTCGATCGCAGGACATTATACCGGTGCAGGTATGGTGATGAAAAACGGAAGCCGGATCATACGGCCTATTATTCTTATAGTCCTTGCATTGCTTTTTATAAAGATCATATCCGGAATATAAAAAAGAAGAATATAAAAAACCCGTGAAGATCACGCTTTCCTGTCAGAGAAAGCAGATATTCACGGGTTTTCTTGCTTTTATCCTTTATTCGTTATCTTCGGCAGAATCTTCAGGAACCGGTGAAGCGGTAAGTGTCCCGAAGATAGCATTGCCAAGTTCGGTACCGGCATTCTCAAGCTTCCAGGATGCACCATCATTTATGAGATGGAAGGTAGCAGTAGCAGTTATGGTTGCCTGATTATTTCTGATACTGTCCAGAAGCAGTTCATGTGATTTGTTGTAACGCTTCTGGGAACCATCGATCACTGCATCAGCAGAAGCCAGATAAGTATTCAATTCTTTTTCGTATTGTGTAAGAATGGAATCACTGTCAAATGTGGTGAGCTCTGCATCCACCTCAGCAAGATATCCGGAAACAGAGGTGCTTGATATTTTGTAGTTAAAACAGGAGTGAAACTGTTCCATAAGGGCAGAAGCAATGGCATTTTTTGCCGAATCTGAAGTGTTCAGAATGGAATCCAGCCCCAGATAATTAGCCATCTGCTGTACATCCATCTCCTGAAGTGTTTTCAGATAGACGGTAAGCGTTTCGGCAGGCGGCACAAGATCAGGATCGGACAGATAGGTGATAAGGCCACCGACCAGCTCATTTTCGAGAGAGGAGCTGTGCGTGATCTCCCAGTCAGGTTCTGAAGAAGATCCAAGATTGTTTAGCTGGATGGAAGTATTACGTTCTACAGAACTGTACGTGTTATTCTTGAGAAGCTTGTACAGGAGCAGATAACGCTGCTCCAGGGAATTCCCATTATCATTTTCTTTACCGGAGGCGGTTTCCAGTATTTCTTCCTGAAGGCTTGCAGAAACAAAATCACTGGCAAGAGTCTCAGCGTCCAGAGTAGTAAGCTTAAGCTGCGCAGAAGCATTTTTTCCGTCACTATCAACGGATATACCCAGGATTTTGTAATTGAAATTCTGAAAGAAGAGAGAAAATACTTCCTTTATATCAGCAGAAAGCTCTGTGCTGTCATCAGAATCCGGAAACAGTTCCTGATAGGATATGTACTGCATGGTTGTTTCAGAGTCCAGATTTTTAAGAAGATCCAGATCTTTTTTGATTGCCTTTTCTGCATGATCTTTGGCCGACTGGGAGCAACCACATAAAAAAACTGCAAGAAGAATGGTCATCAAGAAAGCCAGCAGATGTTTCACTGTCTTCATATTGTTCTTTCCTTTCAAAAAAGTTATATGATAATATTCTAGCAGATAAAGCACTGAAAGTCAAAATATCGCAAAAATGGAGAAATCAAGAAAAATGAAAAAAATTTGCAGTTATTATGCTTGCAGTTATGGTTCTGCTCGGAACAAACCAATATCCGATATTAACTGTAAAACCTAGTAAAAAAATTCTGAAAAATGCAAATATACTGTAAAAGTTACTGTTAAGCTGGCTAATCACAAGACTGTAACAAGGACAGTTAAAGTAACAGTTAAATAATCATTATTACATAAAAAAGTCTCCTGGCCACGAAGGAGACTTTTTTTTATGAAAAATCTGTG from Blautia sp. SC05B48 encodes:
- a CDS encoding sulfite exporter TauE/SafE family protein; the encoded protein is MQPTIYTFLIVCPLVFLAGFVDAVAGGGGLISLPAYLLAGVPVHNAVATNKLSSATGTLISTVRLCKNKFVDWFLVLPCIPMALLGSSIGAHLALIASDKLLRYMLIPVLPVVAFYVLRKKNMDEKGGEIARKKQILLCAVCSLAVGCYDGFYGPGTGTFLLLLFTGLGKMSVAKASGTMKVTNLSSNVAALVVFLLSGKIVIMLGIAASVFSIAGHYTGAGMVMKNGSRIIRPIILIVLALLFIKIISGI
- the hisS gene encoding histidine--tRNA ligase, giving the protein MALKKKPVTGMKDILPKEMAIRNYVMNMIRETYGTFGFSAIETPCVEHIENLCSKQGGENEKLIFKIMKRGEKLKLDTAKTENDLTDSGLRYDLTVPLSRYYSNNANELPAPFKALQMGNVWRADRPQRGRFRQFMQCDIDILGEPTYLAEIELVLATTTLLGKLDFHNFTIRINDRRILKAMAQYSGFPTESFDTVFIILDKMDKIGIEGVAEELEKEGFAKESIDTYLGLFREITNDVEGVRYIKEKLSDVLDAGIAEDLETIINTVESVKTADFKMSFDPTLVRGMSYYTGPIFEISMDEFGGSVGGGGRYDEMIGKFTGNNTCACGFSIGFERIVMLLLERGYEIPTKNGKKAYLIEKNMPADKLLNILKQATEERSAGTQINISIMKKNKKFQKDQLAADGYTEYVEFFNRD
- a CDS encoding MBL fold metallo-hydrolase, with product MSKLEMQQCVLGQVFTNCYFLKNKETGELLIVDPGDYAEKVFQKVSLMQGKPVGILLTHGHFDHIMAVKKVKEKYQIPVYACRQEEAMLAEPTINMTAVYGSACSIKPDVLLDDGQIFEAAGFSIQMFHTPGHTKGSCCYYIKEEGVLFSGDTLFCGSVGRTDFPGGSSAEIVRSLHKLVDTLPEDTEVFPGHDASTTIGYEKRYNPFV
- the hemZ gene encoding coproporphyrinogen dehydrogenase HemZ → MTHPQQLVTKRGIIHLYKIGILFQNRDFEHDVYELIKAFYPGNEIISLYEEDDADYDIRFRVSRDEEGYTISYNNGIEKKTAHGAVIEGQSSGEASDALISCNDAHDIRRKNKDAIKYALYQMLSKATGKKLPWGNLTGIRPVKMAMGMLESGMKNTEIARYMRDQYLVSPEKTALAVTIANRERDILKNIDYENGYSLYVGIPFCPSICLYCSFSSYPLERWRKYVEAYLDALVKEIQAVSGMMKNRKLDTVYIGGGTPTTLEPEQLRRLLGAITEYFPCEELEEFTVEAGRPDSITLEKLQAIREFPVTRISVNPQTMNQETLDIIGRRHTVEQTKNAFHLARKAGFDNINMDLIVGLPGEDITKVQHTLDEVKNLGPDSLTVHSLAVKRAARLNIFRDKYQEMTFENNQEIMNLTMKTAYEMGMGPYYLYRQKNMKGNFENVGYSEVDKAGIYNILIMEEKQPIIALGAGGSSKLVFDHGQRIERVENVKDVVNYITRIDEMIERKREGIAKWL
- the aspS gene encoding aspartate--tRNA ligase; the encoded protein is MAESMQGLHRTCRCAEVTTEMVGKEVTLMGWVAKARNKGGLVFVDLRDRSGIMQLIFENGSIDEEGFTKAGKLRSEFVIAVTGTVEKRGGAVNENLATGEIELRVKSLRVLAEADVPPFPIEENSKTKDEIRLKYRYLDLRRPDLQRNIMMKSKVAQLTRQFFTEEGFLEIETPMLGKSTPEGARDYLVPSRVHPGSFYGLPQSPQLYKQLLMCSGFDRYIQIARCFRDEDLRADRQPEFTQIDMELSFVDVDDVIDVNERYLAFLFKEVLDIDVKLPIQRITWQEAMDRFGSDKPDMRFGMELHDVSDIVKDCEFGVFTGALENGGSVRGINAEGQGAMPRKKIDKLVEFVKGYGAKGLAYIAIAEDGTRKSSFAKFMTDEEMDALVKAMDGKPGDLLLFAADKTKLVYDVLGALRLELAKQMDLLDKNEYRFVWVTEFPLLEWSEEENRFTAMHHPFTMLMEEDLPLLDTDPGKVRAKAYDIVLNGNEIGGGSVRIHQDDIQERMFEALGFTKEAAHEQFGFLLDAFKYGVPPHAGLAYGLDRLVMLMAKADTIRDVIAFPKVKDASCLMTQSPSQVSEAQLHELGLDLEPQKEEEE
- a CDS encoding HD-GYP domain-containing protein, whose amino-acid sequence is MKSVQKISETTQDRILEMDLSAELKHGTVVSNLAYDVAKELGLGEKECYQLAIAGMLHDIGKLKLEGYINGQEQNPMVIEELKYVRMHSTLGYEILKDQGYSDYVLESILYHHENFDGSGYPSNRSGKDIPMGARILRVCDVYAALSMDRPYRKALEKDEVLRLMIDEIKNFDMQVFLAFQRVIHKGGNYGIKKETGYRNEGHFTEGNGNP